The Blautia pseudococcoides genome segment GTATGGAGAATCCATAGATACCCCGGGAGAATATATGGAGAACCGTCATTTTTACAATGCTCTGATCATGACTGCCGTGGATGCGGGTATCATCGCTTTGGTGGCTGACCCCACATCAGAATACCGGGCGATCCCTCCCGGATTTGCGGGTATTTTTGGAAAAAAAGTGATTGGAGTTATTACAAAAATAAAGCAGGCCGGTGGGGAACAGATAAAGAAGGCGGAAAGACAGTTAAAGGAGGCAGGGGTAAGCCGGATCTTTCTGGTGGACACACCGGACGGCACAGGGATTGGAGAATTGTCAGAATTTCTGAACCGGGAAAGGGGAGCAAAATGAAAGAAGAACTATTAAGTGTGGGCATTGACTTGGGTAC includes the following:
- a CDS encoding EutP/PduV family microcompartment system protein translates to MKKVIFMGQSGCGKTTLCQKLNEEEIRYKKTQAVEQYGESIDTPGEYMENRHFYNALIMTAVDAGIIALVADPTSEYRAIPPGFAGIFGKKVIGVITKIKQAGGEQIKKAERQLKEAGVSRIFLVDTPDGTGIGELSEFLNRERGAK